The Malus sylvestris chromosome 14, drMalSylv7.2, whole genome shotgun sequence genome segment ACAATGGAAGCGTATCTACCATTTCCCTGAGCtctattctctctttttctctctgttGCCGCAGGCCActtcctttcccttttctttgcCTTCGGTAAATAGGCCACAACACTATCAATCGCATCTCGCTCTCTTGGAGCTGCACTAAGGAATCGGAAAGGTATTTTCTGGTACAAACCAGTCCACAGTTCTCATCATGCAATCCAAGTATCCAAATTGTCCATATTTTTTCAACCTGGATTGCATGAAACATTCACCACCATGCATAAACCCCAAATTTTAGACATTTTGAATTTCAGATTCTGCTTAAGTTGTGTTCACATtattttataaggaaaactaatgaaaagggcttgattttataaggaaaactaatgaaaagggcttgaaaactttgagttttaatgataaggacaaaataaagggtaaagtgaatagtaccaggattgactttttaatgtaaaaatgtggtttttcgttaaagtgaacagtaccgggtgcttttcgttaaagttccctattttatatattatatttgttGTGAATTTGATGATTGTGTGAgaaaccaaagaaaaagaagcaaaattagggtttttccaCCCTGACAAGCGCGAACGATGGCCTAATGCCGTCCCAGGCTCGCTGCTGGAGCCTTACTGCTCCCATCCAAAACCCAGAACAGCGTCGTTTTGCGTCGTCCCTATCCTCGGACACAGGCCACCGCTTGGGCTTTGCCCGCAGTCGAAACCCAGCCCCTTAGTTCATGTTTTCTTGTGAAACCTTGCAGCCCCAATGACCTGTAGTCGTCCCCGACGATATCCCAGTCAACCCTGACCACGTGGTCGAGATTTCGAACCAGAATCTCACCAGATATTTCAAGATTCAATTCAACTCTCCTAGGTTTTCAACCATAGTCGCGAGCCAGATGCTCGCCGCCAACCACCTCAATATTATTGAGCTCGTGGATCGTCACCAAGCGCTGAGCACAGCCTCGGTGCACCTATAGAGCACCCGTAGCCATCCACTGCAACCCCTGATGTCAAGAAATCTATCTTCGCCGCAACCTAGGGTTCTAAGTGAACTCCATAACTCCCCTCGACCTAGGGTTCCAAGTGAACTCCATAACTCGCCTCGACCACCTTGAACCGAGATCACTTCACACATCCATGTTGGTTCGCCTGAGACCCATCTCTATTCAATCTATTCTACACTACAATTATAACTGGATACAAGCCCGAAATCTATTGTAGGGTCTACGTGTTAATTGTGTcccccttacgtacaaaaattgGTTATTAGCAAAGATTGGGAATCTATGTTTGTTATGATCATAACCTTTGATAGGCGATATCATTACTGCTCGTTTTGCGGATTATCACCTTAATGAGACAGTCTTTCCACCATTaaagggagataagaacgtcaacattcATGTAGAACAACATGAATTGTTGTGGACGAATCTCaatatgtctcatttagatccctgtACTACACAATCTGAAACTGAAGTGAGACCTATTCTAGATCTTTAAAACGTTGCTTAAAGCATGTCGGATGCTTTTACTGATCTAACaggcagtggcggatccaggaaataatgttAGGGGGGTCAATAAGGATAGTGCGCAGcgcgcaatttttttttaacagaaacgGCATGCATATCGTCATTTCATTGAGTCTTGGTAGGATAGCGCGACCAGCTACTCCAAAATCCTTGTTCAAAGGTCCTAAACGTTCAAACCTGGAGGAAGAGATTGCTTCAATTGTCGACCTTCTCGGAATcaaacacacaaagtgtgtaaagGTACTTGGAGCACCGAACCTTGAACTTGACAGCATCCTTGGTCCTCTTGATTTTGACATTGCGGGCATCCTTCCTTCTTGCAGTTAGAAGGAAATCCTTGATCTTATGGATCTGCTTCGGCATTTTGCTTGTTGCTCGGTCGAGACCGGAGGCTGTGAGTTCTCTCAAAGTTCGAGGAGGCTATCAACACGCCAGCAGcctccttcttcttcaaccTGCAAGCgaactctttcttcttctttcagaCATTTCATCGACCACGTGGTGTGCAGCTCCAAGAGGTTGCACCAGCAGCTCCAAGAGGTCGCACCAGCAGCTCCAAGGTTatttccatggcttccaaggggtcgtgtgaccccattgaccccactgtggatccgccCCTGCTAACAGGTCAGCCATCACCACCAATTGACTTATCTTTTTTCCTTGAATTGAAGCAAATCGAGTGGGGTTGCTCATGGCGGATGTGCATGCAAGGAAGGTGGAGGATTGGAGATAGGGAAGAaaacttatgttttttttttgggtggagGGGTGGGGTGGGATCATGAGATGGAGGCTGCGGGTTGGGATAATGGATGAGGAAGGAGAACttagggttgcaaattaaattggattattgggctttctttttattttagttattgGGCTTAGAGAGGAATAGACTAAAAGGTTTGGGCCTAGGAAATGCAAGTCAGGTATAATAATGTTGAtcttaaaaactaccaagtctacgtggcacgcaggctgagtaattaataagctaactacgtccttcggttgtgtgcggggtgtgccaactcgacggccgagctcggccggcGAGTAAAATTTATCGATGTTGTGTTGGGTGCaatgctgacttcttgatcttgcgactacagccgaggaaggaacacgtctcggcctacaggttctagagcctgaagacaaggctgctagttctgtaaagttcaatatcaaattcggctcttagggtgccgaatgtagtaacttggtaacacctcacttcgccgaaaaggctaatgagatgacctctgccaataaggattcgaaaatctttCTCGATCGAGACTTGTATAGATAACCAATCGGCCTCGAtgcagtgttgtttatctaaACTAAAGGTGCTCCGCGGTCGGCTAATTCTACagcaacagtgttgtttatccaaattgaaaatgttcgccagttgccttcacaatgctatttatccaaactgaagatgtgttggtggaaaaagaaaataaaaatctcaaggttgttgagagatttcgtgtagagcgagggtttgcgcaggccaatttgtgtgttgaattggagagggcCTTTCGTTACTTACAGCTTTGTATTTATAATGAGTCTCCTTGATCGCCAATCCAATAGAGACCTTTTTCCAAATATCCCAAAAACAATATCAAAATAACtgatattatttttaatatatttcaGCAAAAGTCTCCCTAGTCTCCTTATGCATGTAGACTTTTACAAGAGGAACAACAGGTGTCCTTTTGAAATCTTGAAATACCCTTTCACACGGTATGCATATTGTATTCCCACCATCAATTCTTATCACTTTGCACTCAATCTGACAACACCCATCACCATGCAAAAAAGCCTAGCCTACCTAGGTTTCTTATCTCATCATTATCCATGATTTTACTTTTGGAGATCATCAAATCCCATATGCTAATCTCCACTCCAAATTGTTTCAATCTACACGTCCGCTGCCAATCATCCCAAATTAATTTGAACTGTACTGCTTGCTTCATTATTTGATTAGTCTTTGAACTTGATAATCATCCTGCCATACTCTGACTCCCTTCATGACAGTCATGCTATCTTCCCAGAAATTGCAGCAATATTAAACCACACGGCATTGTATCACCACGACTTTATCACCCAACTGTGCTCTCGATAATTCAATATATTATTaagagataattattatgataaaaatcacAATATTATTTCCTAATAATAACCAAAATTATCTTGACTTAATTACCTAAAGGTTTAGAACTTCGTTCACTCAACAACTTCGATCATTCGGGCCGATtgtgtaattttgggtccaaacagatAGTTATGTAAAATTATAacttaaattaatttatattaacGCCAGTTTGGTTCAGTTCAAACCGATTATTGAGAAGTAAGAACTAGAACCAAATTTGATCTATTTGGTTCCGTTCAATTTCTGAACCGGTTTTGGCTTTTTTCAGTTAACGCGATTTTTTACCTTTCTTAAACGGGTTCAATTTGGTTTTCCGGTTCGACTGTTTTTATGCCAACCCCTACTTTGTGTATCCTCATAAAGCCTAGCCCTAACCCTAATTCCAATCAAACACCGCGATTGACGATTGATGATCTAATCTATGTTCTCTACTCTTCATTCCATTCAAGAACTATATGGAAAGGATTCCAATTCTTGTTCCTATTTTCAAAGTCCAGTAAAAAAAACATGGCCTAAGAGTTAGCAAGTTTTCCAACCCTTGTTTTCTTTCTGACGTTGGATTGATTTATTGCCGTTTTTCAAATAGAGTTTTGCAAAATTCTCCGTCTGGCCTATGAGAACTTGAGGGAAGGcaattgatatttttacatgTCTTACCACCAAGAACATTGTACAAAGACCAAATACCAACTAGATATTGGTTTAGCAGTGTACAGACATCCTTAGTTCGAATCCCCTTCTCCCGTTGATCAGATGACAAATAAAAACATCGGAAAGCTAAATGATTGATGTTTAATGACACTAATTGTTAAGATCTCAATTCGTATATGTACATAAACACCGACCATCATAAGaaagtttaataaaaataatttactaAATAGTAGTGGAATTAATGCTAAGTTCGTGGAGGAACTTGAAAAAGAGGAGGCTCATCAGCGGTAGTAGCAAGAGCTGCTCTTTTACTCTGAAGCAGGTGCCGGatttccaaaattatttgggacAAAACGAAAAGAGAAAAGGCGCACAAAAAAAATGTCTTAAAAGGTTTCCCTCCATTTCCGTAAAAGAGACCAATGAAAATATTGACAAGAGCAAGCACGACCACCGATCTCCCCACCCATTGATGGCTCTTGTTCCAGTACTTCCTGACCTTGGAGGTCCTGGATGGCCTCATGATAAACTGGCATAGCTGTGATCACAACTACGGAAGTCAAATTTAAGAACTCAAATAAAAAAGTTCAGAGAAAAGAGCACCACATAACAGAATTATGATGGAATGACCATATATATTGATATGCGACACcaattttcagggactacattgatcgattttcaattttaggaacCATCTTGATGAGGTGGGTCAATTTCAGAAACTATTTGCGATAAAAATCCTTTCTATAATTGAGTTTTGGAAATCATAGAAAAGTATGGTTTGATGATGGATTTTCAAATAAGTTGTGCATGACTTGCACCAGACCTTTTTGAGCGGTAGTTAATTTAACATTCAAAGTATCGATTGACACGTCAGACACACTCATTTTGAAGGATCTAGTGCGAAACGCATGCAACTTTTCAGACtaaaaaatgcatgaaattcATCATATGGGACACAATGtaacaaaattttaattgaGGCAACACGTGAGATTAAGAATTAAAGAAAGGATTACCTGAAGAACACTGAGTGCAAGCACAATGTACCCTATGGATCTGTGGCTGTTAAAGTCAGCATGTACTAGTTCATATAGTGTCCTTCCAACAGCCACACCAGAAAGCCCCACAAAGAAACCTATAAACTGAACTGATGAATGAAGGTAGTACCACAAAGGCTCATACTCCCTAAGATATCTGGCCATTGATGCTCCGAATGGAATTATTATGCCCCATCCAATAATAGTTAGTATTCCATGGGTCATCTTCACTTTCCTGCTGTCTACAAACCCTATACGAATGACTCCTGCATCCATCAGAGACCAAATAATTAGAAcacatatattgttttttatatatGTACAATGACACATTTACACTAAGAGGTGGGAGGATTTGGGTTAAACCACACAGTAAGTCAATCATAATAATTTAGTATCAAACTTAACTTGCCATTTACGGAAGTCAACCACACAGTGTACAACGCTACACTGTAGTGCTAAGTAGCATATATATTGCTAATTTACTGCAAATTCTAGCATATCGATTAATCAATGACCATGTTTAAGAACCCAAATAACCTAACAAAAGTAAACTGCAGGCTATCGCTAGACCTCAAAAGCTAAAGTTGTTACAAATGTGTCAATCATGTACAAGATGAGACTCCATCATGCACGTGGAGAATGAAAGAAATGTAGAAATAGTAAGACATATATTTTGCAAATCGAAGGCTCCATTTTTCACCACCACTTTACCGAAAAGCTTAAACTGTTAGAAAGTGAGTAAATAACATGATCGAAAACAAATCAACCTATGAACCAACCTTTAGGGAAATCAACTAACAAGGCGCTTCTATATTTATGCGTTGGTAGGATGTTGTTAGCACCAGGCTTTCCATACCCGGCAGCAAACAGAAAGGGCTGACGATCAAGACGACTGGAAAACTGGAGTTGAAACCCTAGATAAATGATTTGGTCCTTGACAACAATGGTGGGTGTAACATTTGTGAATTTCAATTCACCTTTATCTGGTATGATTTCATCATTCCTCGTACGTCCTTTCAAATAATATTGCTTTACTGTGCCCGATCTGCCGTCTCTGTTCATCCATCCCACCACGGCACTCGAACCAACCATCATGCCGTCCTTTGACACCCCGACTCCGACCCAACTGTTTTCGTTCATTCCCGATAGTACAACGGTAAGAACAGCGTTATTATCCTGAAAGAACTGTTATATTACATCATGTCATGGTCATGTCACGCCATATAAAAACGTAATTAGTAAATGAAGAAATTGGGTTTAGCTCATAATCGATAATATACGATCGCTTACGCTAATACGGTAGCCGTGCCAATCGAGGGATGAACAGATGGATTTCGGTATATCATGATAGGGTGGCTGGAGAACATTTAAACGTGTTGTACAAAAATTAGGCAGTACTACGATATCATTCTGACCAGCATTGACCAATCTCTTATTTGGCTTTAATAAAAATATCATCATCGTGATCATGAAGACATAGCTCAACATTATCAAGGAATTTGATGAATTCCTCATCATCACCATATGGTCATATGATCTACAACAAAAAAGAAGGAAGCTagctaaaaaaaatttatcttaATCTGTGAAGTTGCATGTTGATCACGATGATCACCTTCGATATTTCTTGATTTGCaagtaaatattaaaaataaacacCCCCATAAAAGAAAGaattagaaagaaagaaagaaaaaggagaagcttatacttttttttgtttttttacaaaataaaaaattatgatatTGGAATTGATTTAGGGTTTGTCATGAGGgtgtggaaaagaaaaaaaatgatggggtatTTCCTAGGGTTTGAATTCTAACATGCATGGCCATGAAGAAGGTGATGGATGGTTCCCGCCATTTTTCTCCCCAATGGCCACTCAATCCTCTGGCCTTTTTTTATGACCGCAAATTATGAGAACCTGCAGAGATATAGAGAGTAGAAGAGGTCAACGAGGTCTCTGCATCGTACTTACATAGATAATTCCCTCTCCACATTTAATTTAGTAGTTCCTCCTCCCAATAATAATCAAAATATATGATCATTATTCTAATTTATAACAACTTAGCTAGCTCTTCTGGTTTGCACAAAGATTGAAATCCAAAGTCTAAACGCAAATTTAGGGACAAAACACAAAGACACTCATAAAAAACTAAATATCTCTAAGCTTTTGTAAATAATCTAAAACTAGAAAACGCAAGAACTCAACTTATTTGTTAACTACATGAATATATGATAAGACAATGTTAGAAATTTTGTGACAAATTGTTTTGTCGCTTGGTAGTGTTGAGTGGCAGAATAGTCCAATCAATAGATGACTTAAACTTAATGTTACAGTTTTAAAAATTTCCGCCTAGCGTCGTCTACGTCTCGCCTAGGCACTAGGGTTAGTCACCATCCCGATTAATCCCTAGGCGTTTAACATTAAGAAAGGGCGCTGGCCTAGACAAGTCTAAGCGCCCGGCTAGACCGCCTAAGCACCCACCTAACTTGCCTAACCCGCACAAACCTGCTTAGGTCGCGGTTCTCACTTAAACAGAAAatcgataactttcatttttgcattttatttttttttaataaattacaaGAGACTTGTTTAATACGtagatgaacacacattatacgCTTGTTCTCAattttttcattaatattttataatttatttgtcattctattttacaatttatttatCTCAGTACAATTCTGTatgttttaagtataaacaaacacttatttgtactatatatataataaatatactTAAATCCGCTTAATCCGCCTAGATGCCTAGGTGCTAAGCTCCAGTCTTCAcccaactagcgcctagcgtcttttagaaccttgcttaaTGTTGTTACTAAATTTGGGACCATGTACCGTCATCAAAGTTCTTCTACTCAACATGTCGCGTGACATAGGGTTGGCCACGGATTGGTTCGGTGCAGTTTTGggtgaaaccgaaaccgaaaccgaaatttTTTGCGGTTcagttcggtgcggttttgaagctaaaaccgaaataaaaccaaaccgtttggttcggttcggtgcggtttcaaacggtttcggtttggtttttaagaaaaaatgtacaatttgcaacatattaataagcatttcctaatagcaataggaaaaagacatttgttatgtaaacaattagcatgttgcatgcagttgtgatgttaaaacatgtttgtgcaacaaaaggGTGCCCTTATAATGTTTAtcataaaacaagttgaataaatttgaattcattaaacgTGAGCGAAACTTTgatactagaatatgtgatatcatgcttcaaatgagtggacttcattaaatcattgttcgactcttgataacaagattagtccacccttgtacatatatgtgtgtgtgatggtataaaataacaaaggtccttcaagttaatgaacgaaagaaagtgatgaatgatgatattctagtgtggttgagtCTCATACTAAGTGTATggattctaacaaacaaccaattaaaacataaaatataatatggacatttaattaaatgtttattaatattttcggtgtggttcggtttcggtgaggttttcaaaagccaaaaccaaaaccaaactgtTTTCCATGTTGCAGTTTGGTTTGAAAACCGAAACTGTTTCAAAACCgtaaaaccaaaccgttcggtgcagttcgatttggttcgtgtttcggtttcggttttcggttctaagtgcccacccctagcgTGACATGAACAACTCACACAAGTTTTCTTAGTCCAAGAGTTACGTATTGGTTTCTCAACTTTGTGAGACAACCACTAGCCTCAAAAGCTTAATTTATCAAGGAAGATGCTAACAATGTATTTTAAGCTTGCACATTCTCTGACGTATATCCTCAAACTGATTACATAGTTTTTCCTCTCCCTTTATACGCACGGGCCGAGTAAACTGGTCCTTGTGAGTTGTGATTAATCAATTTGATGAGGAGCTGTATGTGCATTATTATTAATGGGCCGATAACAAGCCGGCCACGTTTGTCGTAATGCACATTGCCCAGTACATCTTTAGCTTTCAAACTATTATTCTAACATCATACAATTGTATTGCATTTTACTGTCTCAACTTTGAATCACATAACAAACTTATATATCATTTTTTGAACATTGCAATATCATACAttaatttatgtatttgttgTAATATCAGACATTcactaattaatccattaatttgaCTGTTAATGATGATGTATCAAATGTAAGTCCCATTTTTTCTACTAATGTGATATTAAATTTGTGCCACATgaacaaacaaccaattaaaattatatgaaatttggaaaatgtTATGGCAGGGCATCAACGGGTTTCGTAATACGGAGCAGTGGTGTGGCGTCGGGTCGGGCTGATGTTGTTtcttgaagatcgaattcgggTCTGGTGGTGCGACGGCGCAACTTTCGTGACTTTTAGGCGAGCGACAGTTGATGCTGGTCTGGTGACTGGTGGTGGCCCTGGTGGGTCAAATCGTAGTGGTGGTGGGGAAGGAGCAAGCGGGTTCGGGTCAAGCAGATTGCGGGTCATGATCTCATTGGTCTAGTGGCGGGTCAATGGTGCAAGGGTGCAGAGGTGCAACGGAAGAACAGCGTATGAGCAGGTTGGTGCCTCTGTAAGCTGATGCTTCAGAATATTTTTCTTTAACTAAATCTCAACAAAATTGATACCAATCAAAATGAAATTGGCACCAAATGATACAACTTAATTTGCATGGGTGGAGGGGTAGAAAGGAAGATGGAGATAGAGAGGAGTGGAAGGGTTAACATACTCGGGTTGGGGGCTGCTAATGTTAAGTCTTTTGAATATAATTTAGAGGTTGTATTctattttcataatttcatataattttaacTAGTTGTTTGTCTACATGGCGTAAATTTGACATCACATCAGTAAAAACTTAAGATCCGAAGTTGACACATTATCACTTAGCGACCAAATTAACAGATTGATTAACAAAAGTCTGATATTGCAAGGAATTCGTAAGttgatgtatgaaattgtaataTTCAAAAGATAAAGTATGAATTTGTTATGTGACCCAAAGTTGAGAatgcaaaataataatacttgGCTAATTAAAGGATGAGTACGAGTTTCTACTAAAATTATTCGTTGTGATTTATAAAAATGTGTATTTATGATCAGaaccattcatattataaatcactctaAAAATCGCCTCTacaaaaaaaccaaataaaactaaagttgtttagttatcaaattgtaaaaaaaacagATAAATAGAATTGGTAAAATCCAACTATTTATGTATTTGCTATAATAAATTAACTAAAcgaattagttttaattcattttttacaaaaataatcttgataaaataattaataatttgaaCGATTTTAATGATAAGTACAAATCTCTGTAATAACATGCAGAATTTGGAATAACAAATCCTTCTCATTCTTAAGTAACTAAATATTATTTAATGCAAAATATAACTTACCATATCTCGACGTCACGAAGGTCACAAATATTGGAGAAAGATGGCAGCTTTGATAGATTTTCTGTCGGTTAAACGCGTATCTGGCACGACTACGTAATATCATGCTGATAGCAGACAAAGAAGGCCCAAGTGGCCTTGGCGCCAAGTTTCCGTTAATTGCACAGTCggaggctttttttttttttttttttttttaatttttaaaggaGGACAACTGGTGGCAAGGTTATCCATCCTTTCTGGATCTAAAGAGGCTATGAGGAATTTTATCTTGCATGTGGCCACAGTTAAGCAGACTTACCAGTTCAGAGTTTCAAACCGGGGACcttccatattttttttgtttattgaagAGTCGCAATCCGCAACTTTTCAGTTCATAGTTTTGAAAGACACTTCCATATATAAAATCACTAGCCTCTTTGCACGCACTAACATGCGTGCGAGAGGCATTTTTGCATCACGGGCACGCGCCCCTAAATGTGTATTGTGTTAGTTTTTTTTCCATTGTAATTGTCAATGTATATGCTTTAGAAAGTATGATATGGTTGCACATAACTGGAAGCAATAAATTTGAAGTTGTTGACGTGGATACTCTCTCAAACACAGCAATGCCTATTACAGTGTCCTCACGCGCGTGCGAAAGACACTTTTTTAATTACGGCGCACTACGCGCGACTTACACATTTTAGATATATTTATATGCGAGGATTGGTTCAATGTATAGAAACATAAAATAAAGACGATTATTCTCTCTAATAATACATGCAAgaatttaaagtattttttcTAGAATATGTTGaaaaaaagtaataaataaCAGAGAAGATCCTTATAATTTAGTTGCaactaaaaactaaataaaaagtataaaaacaatccaagaactTCAATTGACCTTGATACACTTGACAGCAAATCATATCATGAACTCATATCATTTCGTCCTGTTGAaaatttaatgtgtttggttaaaatcaaatattagcattatttgtaattgaattgcattaaaagttgaaaaagggaattaaacattaaaagaaAGAATAACCTTATGTTGAGGGAAGCAAAATACATTTGATTAAAAGTGTTGCGTGCCccttaaaatcttttaaatatACGACGTTTATTTGTAATCTTGCTCTTAGTCCCTCTGTCTTTTACTTTAGATTAATCCataatgtttaatttctttgccgatttcttcttttgttaGACCTTTTATTTCTCACGGGCGCTACGCACCCTTAAAAATCTTTTAAATATACGATGTTTATTTGTAATCTTGCTCTATGTCCCTCTATCTTTTACTATATATTAATCCATAATACGTAATTTCTCTGccgatttcttcttttgttaaagGTCTTTTATTTTCCTAAAGATATATATTTGGTTGAGAGggctgtaaaaaaaaattcacatgaTTGAGATCATTAGGGCATTAGGGTTGTCAATGAACATGGCATATCATCATACTACATTTTTATTTATCACAGACGCTATGCGGCTCTAAAGTTTTTctaaatgtgttttataatgtataaacaaaaattgcatgaacttgtaATTATAGGGTACATGTCATattttttcaagttgtcatGACCAAATAATAATGATATGTTTTGATACATTTATCTAAAACAAAAGATtaacaatatatacatacaaaaaCATAAAGTCTAATTGTACCATAATGGTGTCATTACCAAATCATGGTATCTTTAATCACGAATGCTAATTTTCAAATATGATGAATTTTATTCTTACCTTTTACCCACAACATCATCTGATATACCATGAATTTTAATCTTACTTTTACCCACAACATCTTCCGtatcgtttttgtgtgttctcatcttttgctTTTATTATCTAATCCCAGTAATATTAATATTGGTGTACCAACATGATTTGTGGCCCTTAAAACCTATATAAGGTGCATTTGAAGAGGGTGGCTGTCAATAAAACGAAATGTTTAGAAGTCAGTGTTTCGATATCGATGAATCCACATTTTCTAAAGTAATTTTATTGTATTTGTTGCCTCAAATCCATCTTGTTGGTTGAGAAGCTCTAGCGTAAGGAGAAGGatgacaaaaaatcatattagaAACCTTAAATCTATGCAACCAGAAGTCGAATCATTGAGGGATCCACAATCAAGATCTTTGTGGCACATAAACGTAAAACATGTATTCAAAAGTTCAAGGACACTCCAAAAAGCTATTGTTCCTTTGTTTCTTCTAGATTCCATTCCCAAGAGCACCAAATTTGCACACACGCCTTAGACCATCCAATAGTATGAATATATTTCCAAACTCTATGAAGAACAAACCGAACTAAAATATAGCAATAAATTGACTAAtccaaatgaaagaaaaacGCGATAAAGCGAAGTATAACAATCCAAAATAATTAAGAGTCATACCTGATTAGTTGCATTGCACCAACAACATCAAAGGTCGATAATTCTCTTAAAATTGAAAGCTCAAATAtgcttaaaataaaacaaaatgacATCGCAGGCCATAAGAAGATTGAAGCCAAGTCAGGGCTTGTCGATAATTCTCTTATAAGTGTGTGCTTGAACTTTGCTGTTGATAAGTCTCTTAGGTGGAGTGGTATAA includes the following:
- the LOC126600229 gene encoding cytochrome b561 and DOMON domain-containing protein At3g61750-like isoform X2, with the translated sequence MVMMRNSSNSLIMLSYVFMITMMIFLLKPNKRLVNAGQNDIVVLPNFCTTRLNVLQPPYHDIPKSICSSLDWHGYRISDNNAVLTVVLSGMNENSWVGVGVSKDGMMVGSSAVVGWMNRDGRSGTVKQYYLKGRTRNDEIIPDKGELKFTNVTPTIVVKDQIIYLGFQLQFSSRLDRQPFLFAAGYGKPGANNILPTHKYRSALLVDFPKGVIRIGFVDSRKVKMTHGILTIIGWGIIIPFGASMARYLREYEPLWYYLHSSVQFIGFFVGLSGVAVGRTLYELVHADFNSHRSIGYIVLALSVLQLCQFIMRPSRTSKVRKYWNKSHQWVGRSVVVLALVNIFIGLFYGNGGKPFKTFFLCAFSLFVLSQIILEIRHLLQSKRAALATTADEPPLFQVPPRT
- the LOC126600229 gene encoding cytochrome b561 and DOMON domain-containing protein At3g61750-like isoform X3, which produces MVMMRNSSNSLIMLSYVFMITMMIFLLKPNKRLVNAGQNDIVVLPNFCTTRLNVLQPPYHDIPKSICSSLDWHGYRISFFQDNNAVLTVVLSGMNENSWVGVGVSKDGMMVGSSAVVGWMNRDGRSGTVKQYYLKGRTRNDEIIPDKGVIRIGFVDSRKVKMTHGILTIIGWGIIIPFGASMARYLREYEPLWYYLHSSVQFIGFFVGLSGVAVGRTLYELVHADFNSHRSIGYIVLALSVLQLCQFIMRPSRTSKVRKYWNKSHQWVGRSVVVLALVNIFIGLFYGNGGKPFKTFFLCAFSLFVLSQIILEIRHLLQSKRAALATTADEPPLFQVPPRT
- the LOC126600229 gene encoding cytochrome b561 and DOMON domain-containing protein At3g61750-like isoform X1; the protein is MVMMRNSSNSLIMLSYVFMITMMIFLLKPNKRLVNAGQNDIVVLPNFCTTRLNVLQPPYHDIPKSICSSLDWHGYRISFFQDNNAVLTVVLSGMNENSWVGVGVSKDGMMVGSSAVVGWMNRDGRSGTVKQYYLKGRTRNDEIIPDKGELKFTNVTPTIVVKDQIIYLGFQLQFSSRLDRQPFLFAAGYGKPGANNILPTHKYRSALLVDFPKGVIRIGFVDSRKVKMTHGILTIIGWGIIIPFGASMARYLREYEPLWYYLHSSVQFIGFFVGLSGVAVGRTLYELVHADFNSHRSIGYIVLALSVLQLCQFIMRPSRTSKVRKYWNKSHQWVGRSVVVLALVNIFIGLFYGNGGKPFKTFFLCAFSLFVLSQIILEIRHLLQSKRAALATTADEPPLFQVPPRT